In Candidatus Baltobacteraceae bacterium, the genomic stretch ATATTGTTGGTCGAGACGTGAATCGTCAAGCCGTAGAACGTGCTCGCTGCCCACGCCGGGGTCGCGGTCGCGGCGAGCGAGAGGAACACAAGAGCGGCAAAGCCGCGCAAAAGTACGTGTCGCATGGCTGGATTATACCTACGCCGAACACGCTCGAAACGAGATGGCAACGCTCTTCGACTCTCTCCCTGCCGAGGCGACCCTGTTTGCCGACGGCGGCTCTCGCGGTAACCCGGGACCGGCGGCCAGCGGCGCGGTGCTGATCGATGCCGACGGCACGATTCTCGACCAAATCGGTCGCTATCTTGGCACGGCGACCAACAACGTTGCGGAATGGACCGCCCTCTGTATCGGGCTCGAGCGCGCGGCCGAGCACGGATTTCGGCGTATCGCAGTGCGGCTCGACTCCGAGCTGGTCGTCAAGCAGATGCGCGGCGAGTACCGCGTGAAGCACGCCGACCTGCAACCGCTCCATCGCCGTGCGCAGGCGCTGCTCCGGCGCTTCGAGCACGTCGACATCAAACACGTGCCGCGGAAGCTGAACAAGCTTGCCGACCGGCTCGTCAACGACGTGCTCGACCAGGAAGCGGTCGCGCGGAATCAGTAAGGACGCCCCTCATGCTCCGCCGTACGGTCGTCGTTCCTTGGGCCATCTTTATCTTCGTCGTCGTAATGACTGTTATCGGGATCAAGATCTACGGCGGCGGCGAGCTCTCGCGGCTCAACGGGGTTGCGCGCATCGTGCAGCAGCCGAGCGCCCTGTACGCGGATCTCACGATCCTCTACGACAAGCCGCCGATCTACGAAGAAGCGTATCGTACGAAAGACGTCGAGGGAATTTCGACCTTTCAATACGTGATCCGCACGTACGCCGGAAAGCAGATCTCGATTACCGCTCCGCGCGAGGTAACCACCGACGTGAGTTACTTCTTCGGAAGGCTCGTCCAGGACGGCGTCTGGGATTTGGTCGATCGCCCGCCGCGCGGAAACACGAGCGTCCATTACACCGTGTACGTAAAGCAGCTCGCCGACTTCAAGCAAGGGGATCGCACCGTCACCTTTACGGACCCGCACTATTGGGCGACGACCGCGGGACGGCAGTTCACCATCGATCTGCGCAAAACGAATCCCAACGATCTGCTCAAATTGCGCAGTACGCAGCTCGCCGATCCGCACTACCAACAAATCGTCGATGATTTTCGCAACTTCGGCCCGATCGCGTTCCGCGCGAAGATCGCGGCGATACGTGCTTCGCTGATGCGCGGAACGAACGCGAAATGACGTTTGGTGCGCGCGTCGCGATGCAGACGTTGGTAGCCTGCGCGGCCATGGCGCTCCTCGGGTTTTGGTTCTACGAGTTTTCGGAAAGCCCGAGCAATCAGATCTTCGGGCGAACGCTGGTGAGCGGACCGCGAGACCAACGGGTTGTCGCGTTGACCTTCGATGACGGACCGAACCCGCCGTACACCAGCGCGATTCTGGACGTGCTCGAAAAGGAGCGCGTGCACGCCACGTTCTTCGTCGTCGGCCGGGCGGTGGCAGCCTACCCGGCGGTCGTGCGGCGTGAGGTGCGCGACGGTGACGCGATCGGGAATCACACCTGGTCGCACGGGCATCTGATCTGGATGGACGCGGCGCGCGTTCGTACCTCGCTCGCCCGCACCGACGAAGCGATCTATCGCGCGGCCGGCGTTCGCCCGCGCATCATGCGGCCGCCGTTCGGCGCGCGCGACTGGCTCGTGCTCGACGAAGTGCGGCGCATGGGGTACACGCCGGTGATGTGGTCGGTGCCGCTCGCCAACGATTGGGAACAACCACCGCCGCAAACGATCGCCGACCGTATCGTTCCCTACGTGCGGGACGGATCGATCGTCGTGCTGCACGACGGAAACCGCGGCATCGTCTGCGGCGGCCGTATACCCGCCAAAACGTGCGACCGCCACACCGACATCGAGGCGACGCAGCTGATCATCGACCGGCTGCGGCGCGAAGGGTTCCGCTTCGTCACCGTACCCGAGCTGCTGGCCCGCGGCGGTGCTACGCATATACGCGCCCGCGGAATCGAATGAACCCGCCGGGGTGACGATGCGCGGGGTCGTGGTGCGTCCAGTGCACGATCGGCGCCGGCGCGCCGGGGTCACGCACCATCTCGCCGCGTACCTCGATCCGATCGCCCGGGCTCACCGGCACGCGGGGCGCGATGTCGACGTTGTCGATTACCTCGATCGGGCCGGCAGCGGTTTGGGCCCAGAACTCCTCGTGTTCGGCGTTGGTGTGCGTCCCCATGAAGTACGTAGGGCGGCTCGTGACCGTCGCCATCAAATCGACCATCGTCATCCTCCTCTATGCATGGATCACGCGTGCGAGGGAAAATGACTAGGGCTATGCGGGTCCTCTTGACGGAACGGCTGCGTTTGGTCCCGGTGACCACCCAAAACGCGGCGGTGCTGTGGCAGGTTCTCCAGCAACCGGGTTTGCGCGAGTTTCAGGATCTGCCTGACGTCGATTTAGCGCAGTTCCGGCGTATGGTTGCGGCGCGGCCGGCACGGCTCGAGCAAGGCGCATGGGGCCGCTTCGAATGGCTGATTTTTTTTGAAGGCGTGAGCGAGCCCGTGGGTTGGACGTCGCTGCGCGTCGGCGAGCGCGCCACCGGTTCGGCCGAAGTCGGCTACAGCGTCGTGCAGTCGGCGCGCGGCCGCGGCATCGCAACCGAGTGCGTGCGGGCAATTGCCGCCGAAGCCTTCTCGCGGCTGCACTTGCGCAAGCTGCGTGCCTACTGCGTGCCCGAGAACCGCTCGTCGCGTGCCGTGCTCGCGCGTGCCGGCTTTGCGGAGGACGGCGTCTTACCGCGCGGCGCCACCGTGCAGGGTCAGCCGGTCGACGTCCTCGGCTACGTGCTCGACCGCGAGCAATGGGAAATCCGCCGCTCCGCTTAGCCGGCCTCTTCCGGCCAGACGATCGTGACCCCGGCGTCCGCAACGCCGAAATAGCGCGTCCGATCGCGTAAGTAGCGCATCAGCGGATCGCGCACCACCGCGATCGCGATGCGCGAGGCGAGGCGGTCGATCGCAACCCACTCGACTGCGACGATGTGATCGCTGCTTTTGGGTAACGCGATCGTGCCGCGAACGTCGATCGCGAAGGTCGCGTTCATGACGTGCGTGGCGCCGTCATAACTCTCGCTGATGTACGCGAGCTCGTTCACCGTGGCCGTGAGCCCCGTTTCTTCGCGCACCTCGCGAACGACCGTTTCGGAGAGCAGCTCGCCCGGCGCGACGCGTCCGCCGGGCAGATTCCAAAGCGGCTGCGAATGCGATGCGTACGTCGAGGCGACGAGCAGCGCGCGTCCGTCCGCGATCGCGAGTCCGCTCGCCAATCGGATGCCGGCGCTCACGATGCAGCCTGCTCCAATATTTCGAGTGTCCTTTCCGCGGTTTGCGTCCACGGCATCGCGGCGGCGCGAAGCCGACCGCGCTCACGCAGCGAGGCTGCCAGCGCCGCATCGCCGCGGACGCGCGCGATCGCGTCGGCAAGCGCCGCGTCGTCGTCGGGCGGGACGTAGAGCGCTGCATCGCCGGCGACCTCGGGTATCGCCGCGACCCGTGTCGTAATAACGGGTGTTCCGTGTGCCATCGCCTCCAGCACCGGTAGGCCGAAGCCCTCGTAGCGCGAGGGGAAGGCGAAGAGTTCGGCATCGCGATAGAGCGCGGCCAGCGTCCGGTCGTCGATGAATCCGGGCGTTTCCATCGCGATCGTTTCGCCGCCGGTCAAGCCGTCGCCGCGTGACCCGGCAATCACCAAACGCAGCGATGGGTCGTGCCGCTGGACGCGGTCCATCGCCCGTACCAAGATGTCCACGCCCTTGCGCCGTTCGGCGGTGCCGACGAAGAGTACGTACGGATGCGCGCGCGCGATCTCGGCGCCACTCGTTTGCGGATCGGCCGGCAGATCGACGCCGAGCGGAACCGGCGTGAGCCGCTCGAGCGGAATCGAAAGCTCGCGCGCGAGTTCGGTCGCAGAAAAAACCGAATCGGTAATGAGCGAACGGCAATGGGCGACCGCGTTGCGAAAGATCACTTGCGTTTGCGGTGCGTACCCGGGGATGGCAAAATTGGTCGCATCGTGCAGCGTCGCGACCGCAGGCAGGGTGAAATTCGTCCAACTGCAGCCATTCCACGGAAACCAAAGCACGTCGAGCTTGGCGCGACCGTGCAGCGCGCGTGAGACCACCGCGAAATTTTCCCCGTTGGTTTCCCGGCGGTAACGGCTGCGCACCGTCCACGTGAGCAGCTCCGGAACGATCAGCGTCACCTTGACACGATCGGCAAACGTTCTGTGCCACTGATGCAGGATCGCGCGCAGGTATCGACCGATGCCGCGGTGATCGCCGGGAAGGTTCCAGGCATCGACGCCGACTGAAAGCATTGGCAAGTAGTTTCCTACCAAACGGCCGAAAAGCTTGCCGAATGATGCGTCTCTTCGGTCGCCGCCATACCGCGCCGCCGCCCTATACGATGGAGCTGCCGGTCTATTCCGATGACGGCGGCGCATTCGGCGGGGTAAGGAACCGGCGCGTGCTGATCTACTGGCCGCACGGCTTCGGCGACTTCGTACATCTCTCGCACGTCGTGCCGCTCCTCGAACCCTCGAACGAGTATTTCCTCACTCGTTTCGGTGACGATTTCGTTCATCTCTACGATGAAGGCGAGCGTGTGCGCCCGCTCTTCTCGGGTTCGCGCGCGCTCGGCGACGGGTCGACGTTCGGCGCGTCGCCGCACTTCGGAATCGACCTCGATCATCCGCCGGACGGTGCGTGGCGGCTCGACGTACCCGAGCCGCTCAAATCGCGCATGCTCGATCGCGGCATCGATGCGGTGCTCGTGTGCCGGTATCCGGAGATGACCGGACGCACTCCCTATCCGTGGCAGACCAAAGCCCGCTATCTGGCGAGCCGCATCGTCTCGCCGCAACGGCTTGCCGCGACCGACTTCTCGCTGCCGCTGCGCAGTTCGCTCGCCTTTCGGGCCCCCGCCGGCGTGACCGAACGCATCGAAGCGCGCTTGCGCGACTTCGTCGATGCCGGCGCGCGGCTCTATCTCGTTTCGTCGGGCGGGCACACGCAAGTCGACAAGATCTGGCCCGAGCGCGAAGTTGCGAGCTTCGCGCGCGAGCTGCAGCGGCGCGATCCGCTGGCTCGGATCATGACGATCGACGAGCGCACCAGTGCGGCGATCGGTCGCGAACGCGGCCTCGCGCCGACGAGCACCGATCTCTTCGCGGATCTCGATCTGCCCTTTGCGCACGTGCTGGTGACGCTGATACGCGCGGCGCATGCCTACGTCGGCGTTGCTTCGGGCCCGCTGCATGCCGCGATCGCGATGGGCGGACGGCCGACGATCGGGATCTGGCTTGCGCATTGGCCGGAATATTACGACGAACCGTCTGCGGAAACGCTGCATTTGGTAGGACCGATGGTCTACCGCCGCAAGCTCGACCGGCGCATCGGGGCGTTCACCAAAGCGAACGCCGGCGTCCTGAACTACCGCATCGAAGCCTACCGAAGGCATCCACCCTCGAGCACCGACGTGCTGGATGCACTGGAGCGTTTCTCGGCTAGTTAGTCCGCCGCCGCCACCGCGCCGGCGGGAGCGCCGGCCGTTCGCTGCTTCACACGGATGAGAAACACGAGCGGCGTCGCCAGCGCAAAAATGATTGCGGTCACGCGAAAGAGATAGTCGTAGGCGATCATCGTCGACTGCTGCGCCACGATCGAGGTCAACGTGTTGATCGAGTACCCGTGCGTTTGCGTCACGCCGGACGCGAGCTCGTTCCAGGCGACCGCGGTCTGGTGCACCAGCAGCGTGGTGAGAATGGCTATGCCGAAACTGCCGCCGATTTGGCGAACCAGCGTGTACACGCCGGTTGCGCCGGCCATTTCTGAAATCGGGACGTCGCCGAGCGAAACGGTCGTGAGCGGTACGAACAGAAAACCGAGGCCAAAGCCCTGAATGAGCCGCGGCCAGAAAACGTCCCAGTAGCCGGCGTTGGTGTTCAAACCACCGAGCATCCACGTGGAATACCCGAAAACCAAGAACCCGAATGCGATCGACAGCCGCGGATCGATGCGGTTGAGGATCCGGCCGATGATCAGCATGCTGATCGCGGTCGAGATCGCGCCGGGCAACAGCGCCATGCCGGTATCGAACGCCGTAAAATTCAGGATCTGCTGAAAGAACAACGGCAAGATGAGGTTGGTCCCGAACAGGCCGAAGCCGCTGATGATGCCGAGAATGTTGCCGATCGTGAACGAGCGGTACCTGAAGACGTGCAGGTTCACCAGCGGATGGCGGTCGCGGGTCATTTTCCAGATGAACAGCACGAGGGCGACGATCGAAACGATCGTCAAGATCGTGATCGTGTTCGAGCTATACCAGTCGTCGTGTTCCCCGCGCTCAAGCACGTACTGCAGCGATGCCAATCCGACGGTCATCAGGCCCAGTCCGGTAAAATCGAGGCCGGCCTTCGGCTTCTCGATGTATTTGGGATTGGGAATGAACATCATCGTCATCATGACGGCTGCGATGCCGATTGGGATGTTGATGAAGAAAATCAGCGGCCAGCTCGCATTATCCACGATGTAGCCGCCGAGCGTCGGACCGATTGCCGGGCCGACCATCGCGCCTAGTCCGAAGATCGCCATCGCGGCGCCGCGCCGTTCGGGGGGATAGGTTTCAAAGAGAATCGCCTGCGCGGTCGGCTGCAGCGCGCCGCCGCCGATACCTTGGATCACGCGATAGATCACGAGCTGGGTGATGCTGGTCGCCGTACCGCACAGAAAGGAAGCGATCGTGAAGAGCGCGAGCGAGGCAGCATAAAAGCGCTTGCGGCCGAGGAAGGCGGTGAGCCAGCCGTTGAGGGGCATCACGACCACGTTGGCAAGGATGTAGCCGGTCGCGACCCATGAGACTTCGTCGACCGAGGCGCCCAGATTGCCCCCGATCGTGTCGAGCGCAACGTTCACGATCGTGGTATCGATGATCGCCATGATCAGGCCGAGCATGGTGGTGATCGTGATCAACGCGATCGGGGCGTCGTCGCGGTGGGCGAAAGGGTTGCGCATGGATGTCATTAACCGGCTAAGTATATACGCGGTTTCGGAAAACGCGGCCTTCCGTCCAAAATGCCCGGTCTTAACGCCGGTTTAAACAGCATTGACATAGGCTCGAAGTAGTTGAAAGGATGGTGAGATGGAACTCGAAGTCGATGCCCCAACCAATGACGTGATCGCCATGCACTTGACGATTGCCGCACTCGACCAATGGCTCAAGAACGTCAGCTCCGATCGCAGCGGTCAAGAGCTCGGCCGTGAGATCGCGGCGATGTACCGCGAGATTCATGCCGCGGTCGACGAGATGTCGCCTGACGAGGAAGAAGACGACGCGTTCGAATTCGACGACGAAGACGACGAAGACGACGAAGACGAAGACGAAGACGAGGACGAGGACGAGGACGACGAAGAAGAGGAAGACGAGCGAGATTAGTTCGCGGGTAGGAGCAGGCTGACAACGGCTCCACGGCCGGGTCCGTTCGCCAAACGGACCTCGCCGCCGTGGGCTTCGATCAGAACGCGGGCGATCGAGAGGCCTAGACCCGTTCCGCCGCGCGAGCGCGCGGAGTCCGCCCGCCAAAATCGTTCGGTCGCGTGAACGAGCGCCTCGCCGCAAAATCCGGGACCGTCGTCGGCGACGTCGACGCGCACCCACCTGGCATCGGCCACGATCCGTACGCCGATCGTCCCTCCCCCGCCGTGCGTCGCCGCGTTGTGGAGGACGGCGGTCGTTGCGCGCTCGATCGAATCGCCGTGCCCGCGCACGACGGCTCGGTCGCCATGAACCGCGACCCGAACCTCACGCGCCGTATTTCGCATCCGCTCGGCCACGCGCGTGACGACCGCGGCGACGTTGACGGGTTCGCGCGCCACGACCGCGCGATCGCGCATCGTATCCAGCAAGCCGTCGACCAGAAGCTCGATCCGCGTCAACTCGCCGTCGATCGATTCCAGCGCCGCGCGATATTTCTGCGCGTCACGCGGACGCCGTAATGCCAGATCGGTTTCAGCGCGCGCCACGGCGAGCGGCGTGCGCAGTTCGTGCGATGCATCGGCGACGAAACGGCGCTCGGTTTCGAAGCTGGCCTCGAGCCGGTCGAGCATGCGATCGAAGCTCGCGCACAGGCGCGAGAGTTCGTCGTTGCCGCCGGTCCGTATCCGTTTGGAGAGATCGCGCGCTTCGATCTGCTCGGCGAGTTGCGCGATTCGTTCTACCGGACCGAGCATCGCGTTTGCAAGGGCTCGGGAGAAAAGAGCGGCGATTATCACCAGCACGACGCCGACCAAGCTGAACGTCGTAAGGCTCGCGCGCGCCACGTCGGCGATCCACCGATCGCTCTGCCAGGTTACGACCGTGCCGAAGCCGGCGGTCGTCATGTCGAGTTTGGTCGTCCGCGCGAAGCGATAGCCCGCGGCCTGCGCGCCGGTGGGAACGGCTTCGCCGTAGAAAAGGCGACCCTCGCGGTCGAGCACGGCGATATGCTCTTCCGGCACGTGGAGGCGCTTGATTTGGAGAACATCTCTTGCGTCGATCGAAAGCACGCCGTGGTGAACGTCGGCGATTTCGCCCACCGCGAGCGCAAGCGTCGTCAGTTTCGCGTCGAGTTCGGCGCGAAGCGTACGTTCCAGTACAACAAGCGAGATCGCGGCGAAGACGATCGAGCTCGCGGCGACGAGCACCGTTATCGTGAGCGCGATACGCCGGCGCAGGCTCACCCGGTCGGTCCCAACTTGAACCCGATGCCGCGAACCGTGTGGAGCAGCGGCGGCTCGCCGATCGCACAGAGTTTCATCCGCAACCGGCGCGCATACACGTCGAGGACATTCGAAGCGGGATCGGTGGAACGGTCCCACACCGCATCAATCAATGCCTCCCGCGTCACCGTACGCCCAGCATTGCGCAGCAGCGTCTCGAGCAAGGCGACCTCCTTGGATGTAAGGTCGATCGGACGCTCGCCGCGGCGAGCTTCGCGCGAGCGGCGATCGAAGACGAGATCGTCGCAGCGCAGCAGATCGTCGCTCCAGGTCGGCGCGCGGCGGGCGAGGGACCGAAGGCGCGCGTGCAGTTCATCGAGCGCGAACGGTTTGCGAAGATAGTCATCGGCGCCCGCGTCGAGTCCGTCGACGACGTCGCGAGCATCCACCCGCGCCGTGAGAAGCAGAACCGGCGTACCGATACCGCGTTCACGAAGCTCGCGAAGCACGGCGAGACCGTCGCGATGAGGAAGATTGAGGTCGAGGATCGCAACGTCGTAACACGTCGCGATCAAATAGTCAGCGCACTCGCGACCATCGGGGAGCGCGTCGGCGACGTGGCCATCTTCTTGCAGACCCCGAACGATAAGCCGTCGCAACGCGGTGTCATCTTCAACGATCATCACGCGCATGAGGCGAGCTCTTCAGAACGCGGGTTCGCGTCCCTTGCTCAGGGCGCGATCCTTAATCCTTCGATAAAGTCGCCCCGCCGACGACGAGCTCGTTCAACCGCGGGCTGAACACCAAAGGATGGTCGTTGGCGATCTGCGGCGTCTTAATGATCTTAATGACTTTGAGCGTGTTGGGATCGACGACGGCGATGCTAATCGTGGCGATCAATTTCATCGTGCGAACACCGTCGGCGATCACCAACGCCTCGCTACCCGTGTGCGCCGCGTAGACGCGATCTCGCTCTGCATCGACCTGGACATAATCGAAGCGGCTTACGATCGGAACCGCGTGCGGCGGCAGTGCTACGAGCATAGGCACGGTCAGAATTCTACGGCGCTACCATGACGCGGACATGAACGCCGAAAACATAGCTTTTCTTAAGCGCGCGATAAACGCCAGTTAAATTTCGGGCCGTACTGATTCACATATGAGTGTACGGATTTGTGCGGCACTGTTGCTCGCATTTTCTTTTGTGCTATCGCCGGCGCTGGCGCAGCCCCCCGCCGCCGGGGCCACCGTTACCGGACGAATTCTCGAAACGAGCGCCGGGCTGCCGGTGGGAGGCGCGAGCGTCGCGCTTCGCCAAGGCGAAACCGTCGTCGCAACCACGGCGACGGCGAAAGACGGATCGTTTTCCTTTGCCGGCGTCGGACCGGGCGACTATTCGCTGCTGATTACCGCCAACGGTTACCAGACCACGCTGATCCCGATCTTGCATGTCGAACCGGGACAGGCTGCGGTCGAGATGCAGACGGCGCTTACGCCGGCGACGACCGGTCTGAAACAGATCGCCGTCGTCTCGGTAGCCACCAACACCGCGCTGGCAAGCACGGCGACAATCAACAAGAATCTGAATCCGAGCATTCTGCAAGATCAAAACTACATGCGCGCGGGCGATGCACTGGGAACGGTACCGTTCGTTACATCCACGACCAGCAACTCGGTCGGCGATGATGAAAATATCCAATTGCGAGGCTTCGATCCCTCGGAGAGCGTCGCATTGATCGACGGCCACCCCGTCGGCCCGCTGGGCGCGTGCCCGGCGGCGAATAACCCGATCGGCACCGCCCCGTGCCCGTACAATACCAATGGCAGCCTGTTCGACTACCAGCTCGCAGAGTTTTGGGGCATGAGCAACATCGGCGTCACACTCGGCTCGGGCGCGACCGGGCTCTACGGCGTGCCGACGCTTGCCGGTTCGGTGAACTTCGAGACGCTCAATCCGACGCCGACGGATCACTTCACGCTTCTGCAGGGCTACGGCGATCTGAGCAAGCTGATGACCGGATTCTCGTACACGGGAACCGCCGGAAAACTTGGCTTCGCGGGGGCCTATGGCGTCGAAGGGTCGCAGGGCGAGGTCAACGGCCCGATTTTACAGACCGCGATGCTTTCGGGCGCGGATTTCATCAAATCGCTGGGCGGTAAAGACGCGGCCGATTGTGCCGGCGTTGGTTCGCCGACGGCGACGCTTTACGGCAAGAGTATGCCGCCATCACTTCTGCCCGATGACGTCGCAGCGTGCACGACGGACGTCGGCAGCGACTATATGAACAAGAACGCGCTTGCGAAACTGACGTATCAGGTCGACTCGAAGACCTCGGTGCTCGTCTCATTCTACGGCGCGAATTCCAACGCCAACGGCGTCGGCAACGGAGAGGCTTATTGGATGCCGTATAGCCAGATGCTCAGCCAGGCCAACAGCTACGCTTCGAGCGGCGGCTACAATTTCAAATTGAAGCCGAGTGGAACGGAGACGAATTGCGATTCCGCCGCCAACCCGAATCCGATCGCCGTGCTCTACAACAACGCCGCTGGATTCGAGTGTCTCACGGCGCCGCAGTTCGCATCGGACTTCTCGGGAGCGTGGGACAAGGGGCCGGGCGGTTTTCATAACGATCTAGACCAAGACTATCACGCGCGTATCACGCGCCAAATCGGGGCGGGAACGCTCACGATCGACGGCTACGTCGACACCTACAGCGAGTACAACGAGAAACCTGACGTGGACGATTATCTGGCTGCGGAACAGGATACGTGGTACACGCACGGCGGCCTGATCAGCGACGACTACCCCGGCCGGAAGAACGACTTTACGTTCGGCATGTCCTTCCAACACCAGATGCACGAAACGAACCAGTGGCCCGCCGACGGAGTGCCGTGTTTCGGCAACTGTTACGCCGGGTTTCCGTTCGGCGATACGAACTATTTCATCCACGACACCTATGACGCGAGCAATCACTTCTCGGTCTTCACGGACTTGACGCTCGACGACTCGAAGGTCTCCGGCACGACGAGCTTCGACCCGCGCGTCTCGCTCGTCTACCGGCCTGATTCGGCGAACGTCTTGCGCATCACGGGGGGCGCCGCGTCGATCTCGCCCGATCCGGTCCTGTATACCGGCGGCTTGTATCCGAACCCGGGACTCGGCGCGCTCTACTCGCACCTTTCGGGCGGTATCTTCACCGACATGGTGACGAGCGGCGTTGCTTGCGATGCTCCGGTTCCGGCCGTGAATGCGCCCGGTTCGTCCGTAAGGCCGGAGCAGGCCGACGACATTGAGGCCGCGCTGGCGCATCGCTTCCCCAATCAGGCGACGGTGGAAGTCGATGCCTACAACACGATCGAGACGAATCCGATCATCTCGGGTATCGCGCCGCTCTCCGCTGCGCCGGCGGCGCAACTCGCGGCGTTCAACGCGGCGAATCCCGGCTACTTTACGACCGTGCTCGATACGCTCAATGGCCCCGGCGGCTGCGGCACCGGCTACACGATGAGCAGTCTCGGCGAGATCGTGGCAACGAATTCGGGACAGGCGCAGTATCGCGGCGTGAACGTCTACGCGAAGTACCCGATCACCCGTCAGCTCGAGATCGACGGCAACTACACCGTGCAAACGGCATACTACATGGGCCTCTCGCAAACGGTGTTGCTGAACAATCCCGGCTACATCAACGGTCAGCAGTTCTACGGGATTCCGACCGACACGGCGACCCTCGGACTGGGTTACAACAACCGGCAGGGTGCGTGGACGGCCCGGATCGACGGTTACTACGTCGGCAACAACAACTCATATTATCGTCCGGCCTTCTGGTACGCCAATGCGAACATCTCGAAGACCGTGAAAGATATCACGCTCAACTTCGGTATCAGCAACCTGTTCAACAACGACGCCGGAATTTACCAATACACGAACGCCGGTACGGTGATTGCTCAGAACGGATACTATCCTCCGCCGAATTCGTACAATAGTCTGCTCTCACTCCTCCCCCGTCAGGTCTGGCTGACGACGACCGTCCACCTCTAGCGGACTCCGTCCGATGGACTCGAAGAAGCGCGCATGATTGCATTGCAGTATGCGCGCTTCGGTGAGCCCGCTGAAGTCGTCGTACCGACCGATGTCCCAGTCCCCGCACCGCGCGAGGGTGAAGAAGTTCTGCTCCGGATGGTGCGCTCGCCGATTCACAACCACGATCTGGCGACGATCCGCGGCATCTACGGCGTACGCCCGAAGCTGCCGGCGATCGGCGGCACCGAATTCCTGGGCCGGATCGGCGATAAGCGGTACGCCGGCACCGCCAAAGGCGCGTGGGCCGAGGACATCGTGGCCAATAGCGCCGCGCTGGTGCCGGTGCCCGAGGGGATCGACGACGATCGCGCCTGTCAACTGCTGGCGATGCCGCTCTCGACGCTCGTGCTCTTCGACGACCTGCGCACGCGACCGGGCATGTGGATCGCGCAGACCGCCGCGAACGGCGCTGTCGGCAAGATGCTGATGTTGCTCGCGCAGCGCCATGGCGTGAACATCGTCAATTTCGTTCGGCGTCCCGAGGCTGCGGAAGAGCTGAAGAAATACGGCGCGCGGTTTATCGTCGTGACCGATCACGAAGGGTGGGAGAAGGAGGCGCACGAGCTGACCGGCGGCGCGGGATTCGCACGCATCGTCGACTCCGTCGCGGGACCGCAGACGGTGGGTCTGCAAAAACTGCTTGCCCAATTTGGCGAGCTGATCGTTTTCGGCGCCCTTTCCGGCTCCTCG encodes the following:
- a CDS encoding polysaccharide deacetylase family protein: MTFGARVAMQTLVACAAMALLGFWFYEFSESPSNQIFGRTLVSGPRDQRVVALTFDDGPNPPYTSAILDVLEKERVHATFFVVGRAVAAYPAVVRREVRDGDAIGNHTWSHGHLIWMDAARVRTSLARTDEAIYRAAGVRPRIMRPPFGARDWLVLDEVRRMGYTPVMWSVPLANDWEQPPPQTIADRIVPYVRDGSIVVLHDGNRGIVCGGRIPAKTCDRHTDIEATQLIIDRLRREGFRFVTVPELLARGGATHIRARGIE
- a CDS encoding DUF3465 domain-containing protein translates to MVDLMATVTSRPTYFMGTHTNAEHEEFWAQTAAGPIEVIDNVDIAPRVPVSPGDRIEVRGEMVRDPGAPAPIVHWTHHDPAHRHPGGFIRFRGRVYA
- a CDS encoding NUDIX hydrolase — encoded protein: MSAGIRLASGLAIADGRALLVASTYASHSQPLWNLPGGRVAPGELLSETVVREVREETGLTATVNELAYISESYDGATHVMNATFAIDVRGTIALPKSSDHIVAVEWVAIDRLASRIAIAVVRDPLMRYLRDRTRYFGVADAGVTIVWPEEAG
- a CDS encoding DHA2 family efflux MFS transporter permease subunit; its protein translation is MRNPFAHRDDAPIALITITTMLGLIMAIIDTTIVNVALDTIGGNLGASVDEVSWVATGYILANVVVMPLNGWLTAFLGRKRFYAASLALFTIASFLCGTATSITQLVIYRVIQGIGGGALQPTAQAILFETYPPERRGAAMAIFGLGAMVGPAIGPTLGGYIVDNASWPLIFFINIPIGIAAVMMTMMFIPNPKYIEKPKAGLDFTGLGLMTVGLASLQYVLERGEHDDWYSSNTITILTIVSIVALVLFIWKMTRDRHPLVNLHVFRYRSFTIGNILGIISGFGLFGTNLILPLFFQQILNFTAFDTGMALLPGAISTAISMLIIGRILNRIDPRLSIAFGFLVFGYSTWMLGGLNTNAGYWDVFWPRLIQGFGLGFLFVPLTTVSLGDVPISEMAGATGVYTLVRQIGGSFGIAILTTLLVHQTAVAWNELASGVTQTHGYSINTLTSIVAQQSTMIAYDYLFRVTAIIFALATPLVFLIRVKQRTAGAPAGAVAAAD
- a CDS encoding ribonuclease HI family protein; translated protein: MATLFDSLPAEATLFADGGSRGNPGPAASGAVLIDADGTILDQIGRYLGTATNNVAEWTALCIGLERAAEHGFRRIAVRLDSELVVKQMRGEYRVKHADLQPLHRRAQALLRRFEHVDIKHVPRKLNKLADRLVNDVLDQEAVARNQ
- a CDS encoding glycosyltransferase family 1 protein — encoded protein: MLSVGVDAWNLPGDHRGIGRYLRAILHQWHRTFADRVKVTLIVPELLTWTVRSRYRRETNGENFAVVSRALHGRAKLDVLWFPWNGCSWTNFTLPAVATLHDATNFAIPGYAPQTQVIFRNAVAHCRSLITDSVFSATELARELSIPLERLTPVPLGVDLPADPQTSGAEIARAHPYVLFVGTAERRKGVDILVRAMDRVQRHDPSLRLVIAGSRGDGLTGGETIAMETPGFIDDRTLAALYRDAELFAFPSRYEGFGLPVLEAMAHGTPVITTRVAAIPEVAGDAALYVPPDDDAALADAIARVRGDAALAASLRERGRLRAAAMPWTQTAERTLEILEQAAS
- a CDS encoding GNAT family protein; amino-acid sequence: MRVLLTERLRLVPVTTQNAAVLWQVLQQPGLREFQDLPDVDLAQFRRMVAARPARLEQGAWGRFEWLIFFEGVSEPVGWTSLRVGERATGSAEVGYSVVQSARGRGIATECVRAIAAEAFSRLHLRKLRAYCVPENRSSRAVLARAGFAEDGVLPRGATVQGQPVDVLGYVLDREQWEIRRSA
- a CDS encoding glycosyltransferase family 9 protein, which encodes MMRLFGRRHTAPPPYTMELPVYSDDGGAFGGVRNRRVLIYWPHGFGDFVHLSHVVPLLEPSNEYFLTRFGDDFVHLYDEGERVRPLFSGSRALGDGSTFGASPHFGIDLDHPPDGAWRLDVPEPLKSRMLDRGIDAVLVCRYPEMTGRTPYPWQTKARYLASRIVSPQRLAATDFSLPLRSSLAFRAPAGVTERIEARLRDFVDAGARLYLVSSGGHTQVDKIWPEREVASFARELQRRDPLARIMTIDERTSAAIGRERGLAPTSTDLFADLDLPFAHVLVTLIRAAHAYVGVASGPLHAAIAMGGRPTIGIWLAHWPEYYDEPSAETLHLVGPMVYRRKLDRRIGAFTKANAGVLNYRIEAYRRHPPSSTDVLDALERFSAS